GCACGCGCTGTGCCCGTCGCCGTGGAACCCCTTCGGGCTCACGGTCTGCCCGGGCACGGGCCGCGGCGTCGAGGAGGCCGCACCGGCGGACGAGTCGCTGGAGACCCAGGAGTGCGACGCGGCCCTGCTGCTCAATCTGCCGGAGAGCCTGGACTGGCGGCGCCAGCCGTTCTCCCACATCGGCGGCCCCGGCTCCCGCCCGGTGCGGGTCCCGGAGATGCGCCGCCACCGCTGACCGGACGGCCTCCGGCCGGCGGTGCGGGTGCCCGAGCCGTACGGGTCCGAGCTGTACGGGTCTCCCCCGCGCCGCGACTGTTACCGTCGAAGGATCATCAACCCTCTCCCCATGAGGAGTTCGCATGCCTTCGACACCCCTGCACTGCCCCCGCTGCGGAACCGGGGCCGAGGACTTCTCGGGGTGCGGCGAGTGCCGCGCGGAGGGCATCGGCGCGAACCCGGTGCCGCCCCTCGCCGATCTGTCCGGGCTGTCGCTGCGGACGTACCCGGGCGGGCCCTGGGGCTGGCCTGCCGCCCTGCCGGTGACCGGACCGCCGGTGACGCTCGGCGAGGGCGGCACGCCCCACGTGCGGGTCCCCTCCGACCACGGGGGCGACGGCGAGTTGTGGGTGAAGTACGAGGGCGCCAATCCGACCGGTTCGCACAAGGACCGGGCGATGTCCGTGGGTGTCGCGGCCGCGGTCGCCGCCGGGGCGGACACCGTGGTCGCGGCCTCGTCCGGCAACGCGGGCGCGGCCGCCGCGGCGTACGCGGCGCGCGCCGGGCTGCGGTGCGTGGTCTTCACCACGGACGAGGTGCCCGAACCGCTGCGGGCGCAGATCGACGCGCTGGGCGCGGTCCGGGTGGTGCGCAAGGACGGCTCCGCGCGGAACGCGGCGATGCGGGAGGCCGTGGAGCGGTTCGGCTGGTATCCGCTGACCAGCTTCGCCTCGCCCGCCCCCGGCGGCAACGCCTACGCCAACGAGGGCTACAAGTCCGTCGCGTACGAGATCGCCCGGGACTTCGGGGACCGGGTCGCGACAGTGGTGGTCCCCACCAGCCGCGCCGATCTGCTGTCCGGCATCGAGCGCGGCTTCCGTGAGCTGCGCACCGCCGGGCTGCTGGCCCGTGTCCCCGCTCTGGTGGCGGCCGAGCCCGACGCGGCGGCGCCCTTCACGGCGGCGCTGGCCCGTAGCGCGCCGGCGGAGCAGGAGCGCACGTCCGTGCCCTATCGCCCCTCCCCCGCCTTCTCCCTCGGCGAGGAGCGCCCCACCTGGCAGGGGCTCGACGCGCTCCGCCGGTCGGACGGCTCGGCGGTCGCCGTCCCGACCGGGGAGTTCATGGCCGAGCACCGGAGCCTGGGCGCCCAGGGACTGTTCCTGGAGCCCTCCTCGGCGGTGGGTGTCGCCGCCGCCCGCCGCTGGGTCCGTGAGCACGGCGGGCTGGTCGTCGCGGTCGGTACCGCGACAGGCCTGAAGGCCACCGCGGGCATCCGCGGCGTGGAGCCGACGACGGTCCCGGAGCTGTCGCAGCTGACGCCGTGACTCTCCGGGCGCGGCGGTCAGCGGGACTCGGGGCCCGCGAGATGGCGGGCGACGACCATGCGCTGGATCTGGTTGGTGCCCTCGACGATCTGCAGGACCTTCGCCTCGCGCATGTAGCGCTCG
The window above is part of the Streptomyces syringium genome. Proteins encoded here:
- a CDS encoding threonine synthase produces the protein MPSTPLHCPRCGTGAEDFSGCGECRAEGIGANPVPPLADLSGLSLRTYPGGPWGWPAALPVTGPPVTLGEGGTPHVRVPSDHGGDGELWVKYEGANPTGSHKDRAMSVGVAAAVAAGADTVVAASSGNAGAAAAAYAARAGLRCVVFTTDEVPEPLRAQIDALGAVRVVRKDGSARNAAMREAVERFGWYPLTSFASPAPGGNAYANEGYKSVAYEIARDFGDRVATVVVPTSRADLLSGIERGFRELRTAGLLARVPALVAAEPDAAAPFTAALARSAPAEQERTSVPYRPSPAFSLGEERPTWQGLDALRRSDGSAVAVPTGEFMAEHRSLGAQGLFLEPSSAVGVAAARRWVREHGGLVVAVGTATGLKATAGIRGVEPTTVPELSQLTP